A single genomic interval of Terriglobus albidus harbors:
- the dnaE gene encoding DNA polymerase III subunit alpha: protein MAAEFTHLHLHTDYSLLDGACDVDKLASHLAKLGQKAAAMTDHGNIYGAVHFAAAMEKKGIKPIIGCELYLSKTADHRELADGYNHFLVIAENEEGYRNLVRLTSEAALHGFYRKPRVSKEFLSKHTEGLIAFSGCLAGELNQHLMAGKYDEAKRTAGMFEEMFGKGNFFLEIQDHGLEPDKPVCEALFKLEKELNIPLIATNDSHYVADDDSRAHEILLCVQTAGSINDPNRFRFDTNEFYIKSAEEMHRLFKHAPEVCTRTMQFVDRCNVKLNKVKNPFPEFVVPEGATIDSYFEQVCREGFQKRKETAIRHLQERGLLRKTITEYEERLNREIDCIKQMKFPGYFLIVWDFIKYARERDIPVGPGRGSAAGSLVAYCMEITDVDPLQNELLFERFLNPERISMPDIDIDFCMNRRGEVIEHVTRKYGRDQVAQIITFNTMAAKAAIKDVGRAIDMPYGEVDRVAKLIPATIGITIEQALKDSPPLAQAYEDPKIRELIDTAMRLEGLVRGAGVHAAGVVIAPTKLTELVPVTRAKNDDIVTAYDMKAVEKMGLLKMDFLGLTTLTVIDDCLKLIKSNRGVDVEMAKVPLDDEKTYEQVFHRALTSGVFQFESGGMRDVLRRYKPTSVEDLTALNALYRPGPIQGGMIDDFIERKWGRRAVEYTFPELEPILRETLGVIVYQEQVMQISSAIGGYSLGGADLLRRAMGKKDPAEMAKQRSIFMTGAVERKFNKDKAGQLFDLMEQFAGYGFNKSHSAAYALLAYHTAYLKTHYPVEFMAALLTSETSKPENVVKYIQECREMGITVLPPDVQISAANFTPVGDAIRFGLAAIKNVGGNAIESIQQARTVLQSEGKAGFASIWEFCEKVDLRLMNKRVLESLLKAGAMDSFGSRARVMAALDRAIERAQKSQRDAETGQHGLFGIFDAEPDVAKKADDDLPKVPDWDEHTRLQNEKEVLGFFVSGHPMDKYREKLRNLKVVDTATACEMKPEPQVFRRGQDNSANEIQIAGVITGLKVAKSKRSGEMYASAALEDQTGKIDIIAFPKDYEKLAEKLKIDVPVLMRGTLRGEEDSAPKLSVTSIQALEDVKIKLPAALRVKVPLHHPDAALLEKLLALFQGTPGPGKVLLDLEEPGQFCAVLEPQGLSVAADKLFIDQVEELVGQGAVRVID from the coding sequence TCACCTGCACACCGACTACTCGCTTCTGGACGGCGCATGTGACGTCGATAAACTAGCCTCTCACCTGGCGAAACTAGGCCAGAAGGCTGCCGCCATGACCGACCATGGCAACATCTACGGCGCGGTGCACTTCGCTGCCGCCATGGAGAAGAAGGGCATCAAGCCCATCATCGGCTGTGAGCTCTACCTGTCGAAGACTGCGGACCACCGCGAACTCGCTGACGGCTATAACCACTTCCTGGTGATCGCCGAAAACGAAGAAGGTTACCGAAATCTTGTTCGTCTTACCAGTGAAGCAGCCCTGCATGGCTTCTATCGGAAGCCGCGTGTCAGCAAGGAATTTCTGTCAAAGCACACCGAGGGCCTGATTGCCTTCTCCGGATGCCTCGCCGGTGAACTGAACCAGCACCTGATGGCAGGTAAGTACGATGAGGCCAAGCGCACAGCCGGCATGTTTGAGGAGATGTTCGGGAAGGGGAATTTCTTTCTTGAGATCCAGGATCACGGTCTCGAACCGGACAAACCCGTCTGCGAAGCGCTGTTCAAGCTCGAAAAAGAACTCAATATCCCGTTGATCGCTACCAACGATAGCCATTATGTGGCCGACGATGACAGCCGTGCCCACGAGATCCTGCTATGCGTCCAGACCGCCGGATCCATCAATGATCCCAATCGCTTTCGATTCGATACCAACGAGTTCTACATCAAGAGCGCCGAGGAGATGCACCGGCTCTTCAAGCATGCGCCCGAGGTCTGCACCAGGACGATGCAGTTTGTCGATCGCTGCAACGTGAAGCTCAACAAGGTCAAAAATCCCTTCCCGGAGTTCGTCGTGCCGGAAGGCGCGACCATTGACAGCTACTTCGAGCAGGTCTGTCGCGAGGGCTTCCAGAAGCGCAAGGAAACAGCCATCCGCCATCTGCAGGAGCGCGGCCTGCTGCGTAAGACCATCACGGAATACGAAGAGCGCCTGAACCGCGAGATCGACTGTATCAAGCAGATGAAGTTCCCCGGCTACTTCCTCATCGTGTGGGACTTCATCAAGTACGCCCGCGAGCGCGATATCCCTGTCGGTCCAGGCCGTGGATCCGCTGCCGGTTCACTGGTGGCGTACTGCATGGAGATCACGGACGTCGATCCGCTGCAGAACGAGCTGCTCTTCGAGCGCTTCCTGAATCCTGAGCGTATCTCCATGCCTGATATCGACATCGACTTCTGCATGAACCGCCGCGGCGAAGTCATCGAGCACGTCACGCGCAAATACGGACGCGATCAGGTAGCGCAGATCATCACCTTCAACACCATGGCCGCGAAGGCCGCGATCAAGGACGTCGGTCGCGCGATTGACATGCCATATGGCGAAGTCGATCGGGTCGCAAAGCTGATTCCGGCAACCATTGGCATCACCATTGAGCAGGCGCTCAAGGACTCACCTCCACTGGCGCAGGCTTATGAGGATCCGAAGATCCGTGAGTTGATCGATACAGCGATGAGGCTGGAAGGCCTGGTGCGCGGAGCCGGTGTACACGCCGCCGGTGTCGTGATCGCGCCGACCAAGCTTACCGAACTCGTTCCTGTTACACGCGCCAAGAACGACGATATCGTTACTGCCTACGACATGAAGGCCGTCGAGAAGATGGGTCTTCTCAAGATGGACTTCCTCGGTCTGACGACACTCACGGTTATCGACGACTGTCTGAAACTGATCAAGTCCAACCGGGGTGTTGATGTCGAGATGGCCAAGGTGCCGCTCGACGATGAGAAGACCTACGAACAGGTCTTTCACCGGGCACTGACCTCCGGCGTCTTCCAGTTTGAATCCGGCGGCATGCGCGACGTACTGCGCCGCTATAAGCCCACCTCCGTGGAAGACCTTACCGCTCTCAACGCGCTTTACCGTCCCGGTCCGATCCAGGGCGGCATGATCGATGACTTCATCGAGCGCAAGTGGGGACGCCGTGCTGTTGAATACACCTTCCCGGAGTTGGAACCCATCCTGAGAGAGACGCTTGGCGTCATCGTCTATCAGGAGCAGGTTATGCAGATCAGCTCTGCCATCGGCGGTTACTCGCTCGGCGGCGCTGACCTGTTGCGCCGCGCCATGGGTAAGAAAGACCCGGCTGAGATGGCCAAGCAGCGCAGCATCTTCATGACCGGCGCGGTAGAACGCAAGTTTAACAAGGACAAAGCCGGCCAGCTCTTTGACCTGATGGAGCAGTTCGCCGGTTACGGCTTCAATAAGTCGCACTCTGCCGCTTACGCTCTGCTGGCCTATCACACGGCTTATTTGAAGACCCACTATCCGGTGGAGTTCATGGCTGCGCTTCTGACCTCGGAAACGTCCAAACCAGAGAACGTGGTGAAGTACATCCAGGAGTGCCGCGAAATGGGAATCACGGTACTGCCGCCGGATGTGCAGATCTCCGCGGCGAACTTCACCCCGGTCGGCGACGCGATCCGCTTCGGCCTGGCTGCGATCAAGAACGTCGGCGGCAATGCGATCGAATCGATTCAGCAGGCCCGTACCGTGCTGCAGTCGGAAGGAAAGGCTGGCTTCGCGTCGATCTGGGAGTTCTGCGAGAAGGTCGACCTGCGGCTGATGAATAAGCGCGTGCTGGAGTCGTTGCTCAAAGCCGGCGCGATGGACAGCTTCGGTTCACGTGCCCGCGTGATGGCGGCGCTGGATAGGGCGATCGAGCGCGCACAGAAGTCTCAGCGCGATGCCGAGACAGGGCAGCATGGTCTCTTCGGCATCTTCGATGCAGAGCCTGACGTCGCGAAGAAGGCAGATGATGACCTGCCCAAGGTCCCCGACTGGGATGAACATACGCGCCTGCAGAATGAGAAAGAGGTGCTAGGCTTCTTCGTCTCCGGTCACCCGATGGACAAGTATCGCGAGAAGCTGCGCAACCTCAAGGTGGTGGACACAGCCACCGCCTGTGAGATGAAGCCGGAGCCCCAGGTCTTCCGCCGGGGCCAGGACAATAGCGCCAATGAGATTCAAATCGCCGGTGTCATTACCGGGCTGAAGGTGGCCAAGTCCAAGCGTTCCGGTGAGATGTATGCCTCCGCGGCGCTCGAAGACCAGACCGGAAAGATCGACATCATCGCCTTTCCCAAGGACTACGAGAAGCTGGCCGAGAAGCTGAAGATCGACGTTCCAGTGCTTATGCGTGGAACGCTACGTGGTGAAGAGGACTCAGCGCCAAAGCTCTCCGTCACCTCGATCCAGGCGCTGGAAGATGTGAAGATCAAGCTGCCGGCAGCGCTCCGCGTGAAGGTGCCTTTGCATCATCCGGATGCAGCATTGCTGGAGAAGCTACTTGCTCTCTTCCAGGGGACGCCCGGACCGGGAAAGGTGCTGCTCGACCTGGAGGAACCGGGGCAGTTCTGCGCCGTCCTGGAGCCACAGGGACTCTCCGTCGCCGCGGACAAGCTCTTCATCGACCAGGTCGAGGAGCTCGTAGGCCAGGGCGCCGTCCGCGTCATCGACTAA
- a CDS encoding family 43 glycosylhydrolase, protein MKRLLCCLFLLPELFLAPHTKAQQSPAATVPLYRDPVHDGAADPVVIWNTQRKAWWMLYTNRRADIEDSTGVRWVHGTRIGIAESRDGGAHWKYLSEADIPAEKPDYTLWAPEVIQVKGTYHMFLTVVPGTFSDWNAPRYIEHLTSTDLLHWKEIGKLELGSDRVIDACLFRKPDGAWRLWYKNERDGSKIYMSDSTDLEHWSPAGIAVKTRGEGPVVFGWKGTYWLIQDAWNGLGVFHSSDLTSWERQPENLLQSHGAKPTDDAQGQHPDVVVDAAGRAWLFYFTHQSGKDEKPGDPQWKRRTVMHVTELHENGGVLQVNRDAPAEIHMLPPPKNKKSDTAGAW, encoded by the coding sequence ATGAAGCGATTGCTCTGCTGCCTGTTTCTACTGCCGGAACTCTTCCTCGCTCCCCATACAAAGGCGCAGCAGTCCCCTGCGGCGACGGTACCTCTGTACCGCGACCCGGTCCATGATGGAGCCGCCGATCCGGTCGTGATCTGGAATACGCAGCGCAAGGCATGGTGGATGCTATACACCAACCGGCGCGCCGATATCGAAGACAGCACCGGCGTGCGCTGGGTGCACGGCACGCGGATCGGTATTGCGGAGTCCCGCGATGGAGGAGCGCACTGGAAGTATCTCTCCGAGGCGGATATTCCCGCCGAGAAACCCGATTACACGTTGTGGGCTCCTGAGGTGATCCAGGTAAAGGGCACGTATCACATGTTTCTTACCGTCGTTCCCGGAACCTTCAGCGACTGGAATGCTCCCCGGTATATCGAACACCTCACCAGCACCGATCTTCTCCACTGGAAAGAGATTGGCAAGCTTGAGCTCGGATCGGATCGCGTCATCGATGCCTGCCTCTTCCGCAAGCCGGATGGCGCGTGGCGTCTCTGGTACAAGAATGAGCGCGATGGTTCCAAAATCTATATGAGCGACTCCACCGATCTGGAGCACTGGAGCCCGGCAGGAATCGCCGTAAAGACACGCGGAGAAGGACCAGTGGTCTTTGGTTGGAAAGGGACGTACTGGTTGATTCAGGATGCCTGGAATGGTCTCGGTGTATTCCATTCCAGTGACCTGACAAGCTGGGAGCGGCAGCCGGAGAACCTGCTGCAAAGCCATGGAGCAAAGCCCACGGACGATGCGCAGGGGCAGCATCCGGATGTTGTGGTCGACGCTGCGGGCCGCGCATGGCTCTTCTACTTCACCCACCAGAGTGGCAAAGATGAAAAACCAGGCGATCCCCAATGGAAGCGTCGCACGGTCATGCATGTCACTGAACTGCACGAGAACGGTGGTGTCTTACAGGTAAACCGCGATGCTCCCGCGGAGATTCACATGCTGCCACCGCCGAAGAACAAGAAGAGCGATACGGCCGGGGCCTGGTAA
- a CDS encoding DUF885 family protein has protein sequence MPLKRIALLSLFAVASSLPTAAAQTSAFQTKLRTLSEEFWTWRATEQPFTNDDIPRIERAEPFVVHWAPGDVTQYKAKVDAFEKQWRALSAAGEPVADQVDYRLLGSAIARVHWELTVFPMWKENPFFYVDQSLGSVYAALLPKPPITPAREEIILSRMERMPYTLEEGKKNLTDIRAPYVRATISELKDIEAQMQQVHDGLMPVFSDANKPRFEKAEAAAVKALMGYREWVGTRGKSTLPEKTAVGREGYIWFLRNVALMKYTPEDLLRMGRQEWERSVSFETLARAASTGVPDVPFYGTTEQQMDAEKANELAIRKYMVTHGVLSDPAEVRHYYYLPIPPYIAALSFMGVTDDLTGPSRLGEDGTSYKGTPRTTTNFWGAITGRDTRPLTLHEGSPGHYFQMAWSWHHPDPIRRHYYDSESNEGIGFYAEEMALEAGLFDDSPHMKEAIYGMMRLRALRVEVDVKLALGEFTLEQAADYLTKVVPMDRGTATSEAVMFASTPGQAITYQIGKLDIQRLMTDARQKQEESFKLQRFHDFIWLNGNLPFSLMRWEMLDDSSDVPPVAPSFLEAKRNSRAI, from the coding sequence ATGCCTCTCAAACGGATCGCCCTGCTCTCTCTGTTTGCTGTTGCATCATCCCTGCCGACTGCCGCCGCGCAAACCTCCGCGTTTCAGACGAAGCTTCGCACTCTGAGCGAGGAGTTCTGGACGTGGCGAGCCACGGAGCAGCCCTTCACCAACGACGACATTCCTCGCATCGAACGCGCGGAACCGTTTGTCGTTCATTGGGCGCCAGGCGATGTCACACAGTACAAGGCGAAGGTCGATGCGTTTGAGAAGCAGTGGCGCGCCCTTTCCGCAGCGGGGGAACCGGTTGCCGACCAGGTGGACTACCGCTTGCTTGGCTCCGCTATTGCACGGGTGCACTGGGAGTTGACGGTTTTCCCGATGTGGAAGGAGAACCCGTTCTTCTACGTCGATCAGAGCCTCGGTTCGGTCTATGCCGCGCTTCTGCCGAAGCCACCGATTACGCCGGCGCGCGAGGAGATCATTCTCTCCCGCATGGAGCGCATGCCCTACACGCTGGAGGAAGGGAAGAAGAACCTCACAGATATTCGCGCGCCTTACGTTCGAGCGACGATCTCTGAACTCAAAGATATCGAAGCTCAAATGCAGCAGGTTCACGATGGGCTGATGCCCGTCTTCTCCGATGCGAACAAACCGCGCTTCGAAAAGGCAGAGGCTGCCGCGGTAAAGGCGCTGATGGGGTATCGCGAGTGGGTGGGCACACGCGGGAAGTCTACATTGCCGGAGAAGACTGCGGTGGGGCGGGAAGGCTACATCTGGTTCCTCCGCAACGTGGCGCTGATGAAGTACACGCCGGAAGACCTGTTGCGCATGGGCCGCCAGGAGTGGGAGCGTTCCGTAAGCTTTGAAACTCTCGCGCGAGCCGCGAGTACGGGTGTCCCCGATGTCCCGTTCTATGGAACGACCGAACAGCAGATGGATGCGGAGAAAGCGAACGAACTCGCCATCCGGAAGTACATGGTCACGCACGGTGTCCTCTCCGATCCTGCCGAGGTCAGGCACTATTACTACCTTCCGATTCCTCCATACATCGCGGCACTCAGCTTCATGGGCGTGACCGACGATCTCACCGGACCGTCGCGGCTCGGGGAAGACGGCACCAGCTACAAGGGAACTCCGCGCACAACGACAAACTTCTGGGGCGCGATCACCGGACGGGATACTCGGCCGCTGACGTTGCACGAAGGTTCGCCGGGACACTACTTCCAGATGGCCTGGAGCTGGCATCACCCCGACCCGATCCGGCGGCACTATTACGACTCGGAGTCGAACGAGGGCATCGGCTTCTATGCCGAGGAGATGGCGCTGGAAGCCGGTCTCTTCGACGACTCGCCGCATATGAAGGAGGCCATCTACGGCATGATGCGCCTGCGGGCGCTGCGTGTGGAGGTCGACGTCAAGCTGGCCCTCGGAGAGTTCACACTGGAGCAGGCCGCCGACTATCTAACGAAGGTTGTCCCCATGGACCGCGGTACGGCGACCAGCGAGGCAGTCATGTTTGCCTCGACACCTGGACAAGCGATTACCTACCAGATCGGCAAGCTCGATATCCAGCGGCTGATGACCGATGCCCGCCAGAAGCAGGAAGAGAGCTTCAAGCTGCAGCGGTTCCATGACTTCATCTGGCTGAACGGCAATCTTCCGTTTTCGCTGATGCGGTGGGAGATGCTCGATGACTCCAGCGATGTACCTCCTGTTGCGCCGTCCTTTCTGGAGGCGAAACGAAACTCGCGGGCGATATAG
- a CDS encoding DoxX family protein has protein sequence MATDRQLAYALLRIAFGVNFAGHGFIRIHSGVAAFAANTAQRLANAPLPHDLVLALGYVIPFAEAALGLALIFGIFTRLALICGSLFMMMLTAGTTANQQWDVASQQLLYLLVFFMLLHFRSDNWLALDQLRYNRT, from the coding sequence ATGGCTACCGACCGCCAATTAGCGTACGCTCTGCTTCGCATCGCCTTCGGTGTCAATTTTGCGGGTCATGGATTCATTCGGATCCACTCCGGCGTCGCTGCCTTTGCTGCTAATACCGCACAGCGTCTTGCGAATGCTCCGTTGCCGCATGACCTGGTACTCGCTCTTGGTTACGTCATCCCATTCGCGGAGGCTGCCCTTGGATTGGCTTTGATCTTCGGCATCTTTACCCGCCTTGCTCTGATCTGCGGATCGCTCTTCATGATGATGCTCACCGCTGGTACTACCGCCAATCAGCAATGGGATGTGGCGAGCCAGCAGTTGCTGTATCTTCTCGTCTTTTTCATGTTGCTGCACTTCCGCAGCGATAACTGGCTTGCGCTCGACCAGCTTCGATACAATCGAACCTGA
- a CDS encoding acetyl-CoA carboxylase carboxyltransferase subunit alpha, with protein MADFEAAKPAVAETSEAWRRTEMARHPQRPYPMDFIQALFTDFSEIHGDRAFGDDPAMAAGMARFHGEEVMVICNLKGRTLKERMLRKFGSPDPEGYRKALRAMKLAEKFGRPVFTFIDLAGANPGLGAEERGQAEAIARNLIEMARLRVPILATITGEGGSGGALALAVADRVLMLENAMYSVISPEAGASIMWKDAAKKQKAAEALKYTAEDVKRLGCVDEIVAEPEGGSQNDPAYSVSLLNDRLEANLGHLRTLSVDDLLAQRYSKFRNMAQFFEVAS; from the coding sequence ATGGCAGATTTTGAGGCAGCAAAGCCCGCCGTGGCAGAGACGTCTGAAGCCTGGCGAAGGACTGAGATGGCGCGGCATCCCCAGCGCCCATACCCGATGGACTTTATCCAGGCACTCTTTACCGACTTCAGCGAGATCCACGGAGACCGTGCCTTTGGCGATGACCCCGCCATGGCAGCCGGTATGGCCCGTTTCCACGGGGAAGAGGTCATGGTCATCTGCAACTTGAAGGGCCGCACTCTGAAGGAGCGCATGTTGCGCAAGTTCGGCAGTCCGGACCCTGAGGGATACCGCAAGGCACTGCGCGCCATGAAACTGGCCGAGAAGTTCGGCCGTCCGGTCTTTACCTTTATCGACCTGGCCGGTGCAAATCCAGGCCTCGGCGCGGAAGAACGCGGACAGGCAGAGGCCATCGCCCGCAATCTGATCGAGATGGCGCGTCTGCGTGTGCCGATCTTAGCCACTATCACGGGTGAGGGAGGCTCCGGCGGGGCTCTCGCGCTGGCTGTGGCCGATCGGGTACTGATGCTCGAGAACGCCATGTACTCGGTGATCTCTCCCGAGGCTGGCGCATCCATCATGTGGAAGGATGCCGCCAAAAAACAGAAGGCGGCGGAGGCGCTGAAGTACACAGCAGAGGATGTGAAGCGGCTGGGTTGCGTGGATGAGATTGTTGCAGAGCCGGAGGGTGGCTCGCAGAACGATCCCGCCTATTCGGTCTCCCTTCTGAACGATCGTCTGGAGGCCAATCTTGGCCATCTCCGTACGCTCAGCGTCGACGACTTGCTGGCCCAGCGCTACAGCAAGTTCCGCAACATGGCCCAGTTCTTTGAGGTAGCCTCCTAA
- a CDS encoding CPBP family intramembrane glutamic endopeptidase, whose translation MTLQTQDRIRGSGGLFGGQTRGSAAVRFVFGTVWVFASQIIAVMATSNIDTSAHELFFRTFWLALLLLGFWGMGRALDGQESPIKSMGLIRREGFAKELALGVATGWGLITVLVLPIMLSGRLDLSFWWSARSILLTVNNLIVLAVAALVEEVAFRGYAFQRLRDAVGPTVATLLLAAVFGLVHLNNPHGGWPAVFVTMLAGIMLSVAYLQTRSLWMTWGLHFGWNASMGVLFGLPVSGLDFSSVVQARPGLPVWLTGGLYGPEASVLAPFVVLAGIAVVVRVTRDLHWKYGFDPVVAGGYPMAAPPPPQHAAMEAEAAQKQAALIQIMPASAPLQTAPRPTEQSDFPSGEK comes from the coding sequence ATGACTTTGCAGACCCAGGACCGTATACGTGGCTCGGGCGGGCTCTTTGGAGGCCAGACTCGGGGCAGTGCAGCCGTGCGCTTTGTCTTTGGCACCGTCTGGGTCTTTGCCTCCCAGATCATTGCCGTGATGGCGACGTCGAACATCGATACTTCGGCGCATGAACTGTTTTTCCGGACATTCTGGCTGGCCCTGCTTCTGCTCGGCTTCTGGGGAATGGGACGTGCTCTTGATGGGCAGGAAAGTCCTATCAAGTCCATGGGACTTATACGACGAGAAGGATTTGCTAAAGAGCTTGCCCTGGGAGTCGCTACAGGCTGGGGACTGATCACGGTTCTGGTGCTGCCGATCATGCTCTCCGGCAGGCTCGATCTCAGCTTCTGGTGGAGCGCCCGGTCCATCCTGCTCACGGTGAACAACCTGATCGTGCTCGCGGTCGCTGCCCTGGTTGAAGAGGTCGCCTTCCGCGGCTATGCTTTTCAACGACTTCGCGATGCCGTTGGACCAACGGTCGCTACCTTGTTGCTCGCAGCCGTCTTTGGCCTGGTTCATCTGAACAACCCGCACGGAGGCTGGCCGGCGGTCTTTGTCACCATGCTGGCGGGCATCATGCTATCGGTGGCATATCTGCAGACACGCAGCCTCTGGATGACTTGGGGACTGCACTTCGGCTGGAATGCCAGCATGGGGGTTCTCTTCGGTCTACCAGTGAGTGGTCTGGACTTCTCGAGCGTAGTGCAGGCTCGTCCCGGCCTTCCGGTCTGGTTGACGGGAGGTCTTTACGGTCCGGAAGCATCAGTGCTCGCGCCATTTGTCGTTCTGGCTGGCATCGCCGTTGTTGTGCGGGTAACCCGCGATCTCCATTGGAAATATGGGTTTGATCCGGTCGTTGCCGGCGGGTACCCGATGGCCGCTCCGCCTCCGCCGCAGCATGCTGCCATGGAGGCCGAAGCGGCTCAAAAACAAGCAGCGCTCATCCAGATCATGCCGGCTTCTGCACCCTTGCAGACGGCACCTCGGCCTACCGAACAATCAGATTTCCCATCTGGGGAAAAATGA
- a CDS encoding DUF2845 domain-containing protein: protein MASRAQFWVVAASLAALWLPAARGQVFVVGKNTATDGMVTEFHPTRVELPSQPLTERGRRDLLRMLEAEQGFAHRALPMGGQGLTLQANGTLSPDSDAIRDALYKKGISAQAGDRVVVTNLHFEKDRLIIDLDGGPFKKHRWLSHVQFNDNNVVAPEDQPTGSRVTLVFEKFIPDLTSAEIKSLLEPVIDFGVKTSEEAYANTLPEPLKLAVADHRVLVGMNHRMVLAALGQPVMKVREKIDDASGNKYEEWIYGRTPQTIRFVRFVGDRVVLIKVAELGKPIEVHDKDEMAGYINPDAVRTVALGDAKPDEEGSGKQAPPPSLRREGEQQTAPGSPSLVQLPPDKKDQQGKPEQQLQSNLR from the coding sequence ATGGCATCGCGGGCTCAGTTTTGGGTGGTAGCAGCTTCGCTGGCCGCCCTCTGGCTGCCGGCGGCACGAGGGCAAGTTTTTGTTGTTGGCAAAAACACAGCCACCGACGGCATGGTCACCGAATTTCATCCCACAAGGGTCGAGCTGCCATCTCAGCCTCTGACAGAGCGAGGCAGGCGAGATTTGTTGCGCATGCTCGAAGCGGAACAGGGTTTCGCCCACCGGGCTTTGCCGATGGGTGGTCAGGGACTGACCCTGCAGGCCAATGGCACGCTCTCTCCAGACTCTGACGCTATCCGTGATGCTCTTTATAAGAAGGGCATCTCCGCACAGGCCGGAGACCGGGTCGTCGTGACGAATCTGCACTTCGAGAAAGATCGCCTCATCATCGATCTGGACGGCGGCCCCTTCAAGAAGCACCGCTGGCTCTCGCATGTGCAGTTTAACGACAACAACGTCGTCGCTCCGGAAGACCAGCCGACAGGCTCACGGGTCACGCTTGTCTTCGAAAAATTCATCCCTGACCTAACCTCTGCCGAGATCAAAAGCCTGCTTGAACCGGTCATCGACTTTGGTGTGAAGACCAGTGAAGAGGCTTACGCCAATACCTTGCCGGAGCCGCTGAAGCTCGCCGTCGCCGACCATCGCGTTCTGGTCGGTATGAATCACCGGATGGTGCTGGCGGCGCTGGGACAGCCGGTAATGAAGGTGAGAGAGAAGATCGATGACGCGAGCGGCAACAAGTACGAGGAGTGGATCTACGGCCGCACACCGCAGACGATTCGCTTTGTCCGCTTTGTCGGTGACCGCGTCGTGTTGATCAAGGTCGCGGAGTTGGGAAAGCCGATCGAGGTGCACGACAAGGACGAGATGGCCGGCTACATCAATCCGGATGCTGTTCGGACCGTTGCCCTGGGTGACGCCAAGCCGGATGAAGAGGGAAGCGGCAAACAGGCGCCTCCTCCTTCGCTGCGGCGTGAAGGAGAACAGCAGACTGCACCCGGCTCTCCGTCGCTGGTGCAGTTACCTCCGGACAAGAAGGATCAACAGGGCAAGCCTGAGCAACAGCTCCAGTCCAACTTGAGGTAA
- the pyrF gene encoding orotidine-5'-phosphate decarboxylase, translated as MSSPQIQSLDRLILALDYPTQSTALPAVEALNGLIYWVKVGLELYLAEGRSVVDSLLQRKLNIFLDLKLHDIPNTVAGAVRSVSGLGVGLLTLHASGGPQMLEAAANAAAKIPGAPKLLAVTVLTSMDRSQLAATGVTRTPAEQVALLGKMAIDAGVDGLVCSGEEIALLRETIGDEPLLIVPGIRPATSEVGDQRRVVTPASAIRSGASRLVVGRPITQAPDPAAAVRSILDEIDSALPALQR; from the coding sequence ATGAGCTCTCCACAGATTCAGTCCCTCGACCGCCTCATCCTCGCGCTGGATTATCCCACTCAGTCCACAGCGCTCCCGGCGGTCGAGGCTCTTAACGGCCTCATCTACTGGGTCAAGGTCGGACTGGAGCTCTACCTCGCCGAAGGGCGTTCTGTCGTTGATTCCCTCCTGCAGCGCAAGCTCAACATCTTCCTCGACCTGAAGCTCCATGACATTCCCAATACCGTGGCAGGAGCCGTTCGTTCCGTCTCCGGCTTGGGTGTCGGCCTGTTGACCCTGCACGCCTCCGGCGGCCCCCAGATGCTTGAAGCCGCAGCGAATGCCGCGGCGAAGATTCCTGGCGCTCCCAAACTGCTGGCAGTTACCGTGCTCACCAGCATGGACCGCAGCCAACTTGCGGCGACTGGGGTCACCCGTACACCGGCCGAGCAGGTCGCTCTCCTGGGGAAGATGGCTATCGATGCCGGTGTGGATGGTCTGGTCTGTTCAGGCGAAGAGATTGCGTTGCTTCGCGAGACCATCGGCGATGAACCACTGCTGATTGTCCCAGGAATCCGCCCTGCCACCTCAGAGGTTGGAGATCAGCGGCGGGTTGTTACACCAGCATCAGCCATCCGTTCCGGCGCAAGCAGGCTGGTCGTCGGCCGCCCGATCACGCAAGCGCCTGATCCGGCTGCAGCGGTCCGTTCCATCCTGGACGAGATTGACTCCGCATTGCCGGCGCTGCAGCGTTAA